The sequence CAGCGCGCATGCGGACCCCCGAGCACGGTGATCGCACCGCGAGACCTGAACAAGTTGCTCAGTGCGTAAGCTGTCTGTCCAGCTTCGCTGAACGCGCCGATGAACACGACGTCGACATCCTGCGGAAGTTCATCTACCAGGTTCTCAAAACCCGTATAGCAAACCAGTGTCACATCGTGCCCGAGTTCCTCGCACCACACACCCAGCACCTGGGGCATGATGCTCGCAAAATTTGCGTACATCACGCGCGCCCACAGCGCACGCGTCGGCCCCTTGGTAACCAGATCGATTATTCCTATATGTAGTTTGCGTTTCATTCCATCTCCTGTCTCAGTTGTTCGGTCGGTGCACATGCGGTTGGGGATCAGTATACGCTGAAAGTCCTCCTCCTCTGCACCTACTCTCCTGGTGGAACCTAGAAAATTCCTCTTGCTTTGAAACAAAATATGTAAGTCGATGCCCTCATCAAAGCGTTCAAAGGAATTATTCCATTAAAGCGGATAAACGGACCGGGCTTGTTAGCTACCGCTGGTCGGCAAATCCAATGGCACAAGCTAAGTATTATGACGTGAGAAGATCTTACGGATGAGACCAGCAGCGGGCAGAATAAAAGATGTCGCCATATTTCAACCGATTTCGCCATTGCTGACTTCCCCCAGCATCATATGCCAAAGGAAGTCAGCAATCAGAGTTACCTAACGGTCCGACTCCGGATCCGTATTGACGACTCTATTCCCAGGGCGGTTGCCTACCGGTGCCATCTTTTCTTCCAGGGTGCGCCGGATTTCTTCTCGGGCTGCCTGGGCTGAGGAGGCCGCGGTGCTGCCGTGCGGATTTCGCCCGACTCCTTCAGTGCTATTTCACCCCTGTACTTGAAAAGTATCTGCTGGAAGAATTTCTTCTCCTCTTCCGTTCCCACGAGTGATATCGCCTCACCCTTCTCGCCGGCGCGGGCGGTCCGCCCGACCCGGTGAGTGTAAGACTCGACATCCTTCGGGATCTCGTAATTGTACACGTGAGAAACGTTGTCGATGTGGAGTCCGCGCGCAGCGACGTCGGTCGCAACAAGGACCGTGAACTTCCGGTTGCGGAACTCCTCCGTTACCTGTTCCCTCTGAGGCTGTGACATGTTGCCGTTCAATGGGCGAGCATGAATGTCGAGTCCTGCCAGCTTTTTCGCCAGCTTCACAGTGATGTGTTTCCTGTTGCAGAACACAATCGCGAGGTTCCTCTCCTGTTTCAGGAGACCTGCAAGTAGCTCCGCTTTACCCTCCGGGGAAATTCTGTAGTAGGTTTGTCTGAGGAATATCGGCTTCACTGTGGATTCAAGGCGGACCTTCTTCGGATTGCGAAGATATTTGCCCGCCAGTTTTTCGATCTCTTTAGGAACCGTCGCGCTGAAGAGCATTGTCTGATGCTGCGACGGGAGTTTTGCAGCTATGCGTTCGACATCTTTTATGAACCCCATGTCGAGCATACGGTCGGCTTCGTCGCATACAAAGTACTTTACCGAGTCCAGCCTGATCGCGTTCCTGTTCATCAGGTCGATCAGTCTGCCAGGTGTTGCGACCACTATGTTTGCGGTCCGCAGCCTGGAAACCTGTGAGTTGATAGACACTCCCCCGTAAACCGGCACTATTCCAAGGTGTTTGCCGACGGAATATTTTATAAATTCGCCCGCCACTTGATTGCACAATTCCCGAGTCGGGACGAGAACGAGCGCCCGCAGGCCGTCCTTTCGGTTGATGTTTTCAATTATCGGAATTGCAAAGCTGAGAGTCTTGCCTGATCCCGTTTCTGATTGCGCGAGGACGTCCTGCCCTCCAACGATCGCGGGAATAATTTGTTCCTGGACCGGAGTCGCTACTGTGATTCCCTGTGCTTCGAGCAGAGATGTGATTTGCCCGCTCAGCACAAAAGATGGTGATTTCATTTAAACCTTTCTTATAGATTATAAAATTGCTGGGAAGATAAACTCTATCGATGAGTAAGGGCTTTCGATAATTCGAAGGATCTCGACTCGTCTAGTCGCGTCTGGCAACTTAAGGAGAAGACCAAATCCCGGCTTCTGAACACCGTCGCCCGTTATCTGGTTAGGAGGGGAGAAGATGTTTCTGTTACTCGTTCAATATAATCCGTGCGGGGGGAAGTTCCAACGACTATTTTTCGTACGTTACTCTCCGCGATTTGACGCCGGATTCCGCCGCTGTCCGGAAATGCGCAAGATTATGTTTCCACTGCTCCATCATGCAGGAGCTCCCGTCATTGCGCGCGACTCCATGAGGCACCACATGAATGGGGAAATTGAAGAGCATCTTGATAAACAAGAATTTGCAGGGTGAACATTGGTGTTTGAACTAATGTTGACCTCTTAACGTCTAAAACAAATCAGGCCCATCGCTGGAAGTCTTGTAGTTTCAAACCCCCGGCGAGATGAGCCAAAGTCATGTTTAACTTCGGAGCGAGAAATGAAAACACTAATCCTATTATCAGCTTTAGCAATGGCAACTGGAACAGCATTTGCCCAGGGGATGCAAGGCCGTGGCGGTCAGCGGCCACCCAGGTACGACCAGTCGACGGTCACAACCGTGTCCGGAACGATTCAGAGCATAGACACCCTGTCAGGACGAGGTGGAATGTTCCACCTGATTCAAATTGTTGTCAAGGATTCTGCAGGATCCATCAATGCAAGCGTCGGCCCGACTTCTTATCTGGATGACCAGAAGGTTGCCTTCAAGGTCGGTGACACCGTGGAAGTCACAGGATCAAAAGTCCAATTCAACGGAAACGATGTTATACTCTCGGCCCAGATAAAGGACAACGGAAAGACAGTCGTACTG comes from Candidatus Kryptoniota bacterium and encodes:
- a CDS encoding radical SAM protein, with the translated sequence MKRKLHIGIIDLVTKGPTRALWARVMYANFASIMPQVLGVWCEELGHDVTLVCYTGFENLVDELPQDVDVVFIGAFSEAGQTAYALSNLFRSRGAITVLGGPHARCYPQDAQKYFDYVVGLTDKEVIREVLDDCSQHRPVGVHITAKQQPSSI
- a CDS encoding DEAD/DEAH box helicase, with the protein product MKSPSFVLSGQITSLLEAQGITVATPVQEQIIPAIVGGQDVLAQSETGSGKTLSFAIPIIENINRKDGLRALVLVPTRELCNQVAGEFIKYSVGKHLGIVPVYGGVSINSQVSRLRTANIVVATPGRLIDLMNRNAIRLDSVKYFVCDEADRMLDMGFIKDVERIAAKLPSQHQTMLFSATVPKEIEKLAGKYLRNPKKVRLESTVKPIFLRQTYYRISPEGKAELLAGLLKQERNLAIVFCNRKHITVKLAKKLAGLDIHARPLNGNMSQPQREQVTEEFRNRKFTVLVATDVAARGLHIDNVSHVYNYEIPKDVESYTHRVGRTARAGEKGEAISLVGTEEEKKFFQQILFKYRGEIALKESGEIRTAAPRPPQPRQPEKKSGAPWKKRWHR